In Podospora pseudoanserina strain CBS 124.78 chromosome 5, whole genome shotgun sequence, a single window of DNA contains:
- a CDS encoding hypothetical protein (EggNog:ENOG503PI7I), with protein sequence MSEMASPVSLTTLSTELRHKVLASVIWTSTATLYNHLDLFFQDPRVRLRDDWDIWVPTTPPQPPALSLLLTCRTLRYDVQYLLNSSTAQSHPYEIDVVFIAKCGLFPTWVCCPLPSQINLDTLQASFRIMDVEDIDDEVPAGRQGEFLSRYRGVSSDFDADNYPNPPPGSWNFYRLLASFLALGPRGLTSPAYQRENRGCLSRSRYSLQHLIISVTSKEETEMDDERRERASGPRRFLLDHNSDLPYGGSREDEVFPGPPDNSPYTWTGPTELETVRGMYGHAGRLTLGHADRYGLYLANTLWALLDFKWLSRGFGLMVYESILDDITFYVDGKPRPHFGMDDLLSLEPLKHHSLTPEAAAALQVWKEWVMKWRSKLRERSMLDEPRPSFAFVRYLPASMADPNECPDSDSDSMSGSDV encoded by the coding sequence ATGTCCGAAATGGCCAGCCCAGTGTCGTTAACCACCCTCTCAACCGAACTCCGCCACAAAGTCCTAGCCTCTGTGATTTggacatcaacagcaacgctCTATAATCACCTCGACCTATTCTTCCAAGATCCTCGGGTCCGGCTCCGCGATGACTGGGACATATGGGtaccaaccacaccacctcaaccacccgCTCTGTCACTCCTCTTGACATGCCGGACCCTGCGCTATGACGTCCAGTATCTATTGAATTCATCCACTGCCCAATCCCACCCCTATGAGATTGACGTCGTCTTCATTGCCAAATGCGGACTTTTCCCAACCTGGGTGTGTTGTCCACTCCCTAGCCAGATCAACCTCGATACTCTCCAGGCGTCATTCCGCATAATGGACGTGGAGGATATCGACGACGAGGTACCAGCAGGAAGGCAGGGGGAGTTCTTAAGCCGTTACCGCGGTGTATCGTCTGACTTCGATGCAGACAACTacccaaatcctcctcccggcTCATGGAACTTCTATCGCCTGTTAGCGTCCTTCCTGGCCTTGGGGCCTCGGGGCCTGACCTCTCCTGCTTATCAAAGAGAAAATCGCGGCTGTCTTTCAAGAAGCAGATACTCACTCCAACATCTCATCATTAGCGTAACATCTAAGGAGGAAACTGAAATGGATGACGAAAGACGGGAGCGAGCAAGTGGACCAAGGCGGTTCTTACTTGACCACAATTCCGACCTGCCTTACGGAGGCTCGAGAGAAGATGAAGTTTTTCCAGGGCCGCCTGACAATTCTCCATACACATGGACAGGCCCCACCGAGTTGGAGACCGTTAGAGGGATGTATGGCCACGCGGGCCGTCTCACCCTCGGACACGCCGACCGCTATGGCTTGTACCTTGCCAACACCCTCTGGGCCCTGCTTGACTTCAAGTGGCTCTCACGAGGCTTCGGTCTTATGGTGTACGAAAGCATCCTTGACGACATTACCTTTTACGTCGACGGGAAGCCAAGACCTCACTTTGGCATGGACGACTTGCTTTCCCTGGAACCCCTAAAGCACCACAGCTTGACACCGGAGGCCGCAGCCGCCCTTCAAGTCTGGAAGGAGTGGGTAATGAAGTGGAGGAGTAAGCTACGGGAGCGTAGTATGTTGGATGAACCACGCCCGAGTTTTGCTTTTGTGAGATACTTGCCGGCATCGATGGCAGATCCTAATGAGTGCCCAGATTCAGACTCGGATTCTATGTCCGGCTCAGACGTATAG
- a CDS encoding hypothetical protein (CAZy:CBM50; COG:G; EggNog:ENOG503NZS3), whose translation MLSSAYALVLAAGLVTAGTTGRHAPLLEARDGPLPSLPYDPKTSSYCTWWADVRSATTCDAIVSENFISLAQFKQWNPSLSATCSVEVGKSYCVEAYGEPAPGITSTKAATTTTPSLSTVVPPVTTTTPGNGITTPTPTQASIVNNCDAFHFVTAGQTCETIASLYRISQDQFKAWNPNVGASCTGLWANAYACVSIIGHEPSPTTPGNGIATPTPTQASIVNNCDEFYFVAVGDTCEIIAAKHGITQAQFLSWNPSVGSTCTGLWANAYACVSIIGHTPTKPSTTTSVGNGIATPTPIQPNMVNNCDSFYKVKSGDTCATIAASKGVTVAQLTTWNPYVKSDCSLLWLDYYVCISIVGHTPTPVNPGNGIQTPTPYQSGMTTSCKTFHFVQSGQTCQTITQRYGITQANFVKWNPAVKNDCTGMWANAYVCVAVL comes from the exons ATGCTGTCTTCTGCATACGCTCTGGTTCTGGCCGCCGGCCTTGTCACGGCTGGGACTACTGGCAGACATGCACCTTTGTTGGAAGCACGCGATGGCCCATTGCCATCGCTGCCCTACGACCCCAAGACGTCGAGTTACTGCACCTGGTGGGCTGATGTCAGGTCGGCTACCACCTGCGACGCTATTGTCAGCGAGAACTTTATTTCCCTGGCTCAGTTTAAACAATGG AATCCTTCCCTCTCTGCTACTTGCTCGGTAGAGGTCGGGAAGTCGTACTGTGTTGAGGCTTACGGCGAACCTGCGCCGGGTATCACTTCGACCAAAgcggcaaccaccaccactccgTCCTTATCTACCGTTGTTCCTCCAGTGACCACTACGACACCCGGAAacggcatcaccacacccactCCCACCCAGGCCAGCATCGTCAACAACTGTGACGCCTTCCACTTTGTCACGGCCGGTCAAACATGCGAGACGATTGCCTCTCTATACCGTATCTCCCAGGATCAGTTCAAGGCATGGAATCCCAATGTTGGCGCGTCATGCACCGGACTCTGGGCCAATGCCTATGCTTGCGTGTCTATCATCGGCCATGAACCGTCGCCCACCACACCCGGGAATGGCATCGCCACCCCCACGCCTACTCAAGCCTCCATCGTGAACAACTGTGACGAGTTCTACTTCGTCGCAGTTGGTGACACCTGTGAGATTATTGCGGCAAAACATGGTATCACCCAGGCTCAGTTCCTCAGCTGGAATCCGAGCGTGGGCTCAACCTGCACTGGACTCTGGGCCAATGCCTACGCCTGCGTCTCCATCATCGGCCACACCCCGACTAAGccgagcaccaccaccagcgtcgGCAACGGTATTGCCACCCCGACGCCTATTCAGCCGAATATGGTGAACAACTGTGACTCGTTCTACAAGGTCAAGTCTGGAGACACGTGcgccaccatcgccgcctccAAAGGCGTCACCGTGGCGCAACTGACCACTTGGAACCCCTACGTCAAGTCCGACTGCAGTCTCCTGTGGCTCGACTACTACGTTTGCATTTCCATTGTCGGACACACGCCCACGCCCGTCAACCCAGGCAATGGCATCCAGACACCCACCCCTTACCAGAGCGGTATGACCACCTCGTGCAAGACTTTCCACTTCGTCCAGTCTGGTCAGACCTGCCAGACCATCACTCAACGCTACGGCATTACCCAGGCCAACTTTGTCAAATGGAACCCGGCAGTCAAAAACGACTGCACTGGCATGTGGGCAAATGCCTATGTTTGCGTTGCTGTCCTCTGA